The genomic DNA TCTTTTTACTGTGGAAGAATGGATATGAATGCAGATGAcattgatttgtttatttatttttactaataGAAGAAGGTGAAGCACCCTTTTGGGATGAAATCTTTATTTGTGCCTCTTCATTTGCATACAAACAAAAAGCATAAGATTATAATAGCATTTGCATGACAACTTTAGCAGTCCGGTGTTGTTAAGCTAGCGCACATTTGAGGTAGTTTTTTGTGCTCCACTCGTGGAAGAAAATTGATAGAGAACAATAGCCAACATCCAATAAGGACTTGTGTTAACTTACCACCCATTGTTTGTTAGAGGAATTGATTCATGATGAAGAGTGGCTTTAACAATCTAGGAAATTGCTCGTCtctataaatttttctttatcttcCTTTCTGCTTAAAATATATCTAAACTGACTTAGATTTCCTTGCCATCTGATCAAATACCAAATAAAGATGACTGTCCAGAATAGTTTAAACTTTCTGTTGAACGATTGTTCTGATTATTTGTCGGTGTTTGGTAAACAGATACTTGTTATTGCCCGGGGACAACGTCAAATCATGCACCAATTAGACAATCTAAGCAATCTTTTGCATGAGTACTGGGGAGAAAGGTCACGTCATGGAAGAAGAGATGAGACAAACAGATTCATGGGTGTTGATTCTATGGGCATCCCTCTTATTCTAACTTTGGCAATTGCTGGTTTGGGTGTCTTCTTGTTCAAGGGTTTTACATCCCACAAATAGTATTTCTTGCCAAGGTGAATAAATATTTCATGAGATTCGATCATTGACAGACAGCTCCATGGTTCGAGAGGCTTATTCTAAGGTGGTCTTGTAAGTACTAAAAATGTTGAAAATCTTCAAGTCTTTTAAATAAGGGTTTCTGTTAATCTTTAAAGTTGTATACATACGCAGATACGCTGGCTGCTGATTGTTCTATGCATACACACTACTGCAAGTGTTGTAAATATGGTGGTATCTTCTCTAGTATGTCTAACATGACTGAATTATGTTCCATTGAAATTGCGTATGAACAAAACATAATAGGCAAAccagaaaagcaaaagaaaaagaaaaaagaggtatGATAAAATGACACATCCGCTGCAACCTGCTTTTATAATCTCTGCTTTGCAGGGTTGGGTCCGAAGGGTCCCACCTTGGAGAGGTTtcccgacataaaaaaaaaaaaaaataataaataaataaataataataatcatctctGCCTTTAGCTAACCTCTTCCTCCGGATCTAATTCTCCCTTGATAGGCTTCGTTTGCACCAAAACACAACATGTCGATCTCTTAGTGGCCCCGGCATTTGCAAGGTCTtgtaaagcatatatatatatatatatatatatatatatatagccgaaACATCTCTTAGAAGTGCCTTAAAATTATGACATGTGGCATTTTAAAATGCTGACAAGTGCCActttcatataatatataaattattcaataaatcaaGTATTATTAATATcctaatcaaataagaaaacaaataatataaatcaaattaagtattaatatgtttagtcactttaatatgtatattaatatgtttaggttttcataaaaatgacatgtgtccgcTAAATGTGAGAAGTACATGCTTTTATTAATTGTAAGGACAaagtttaaagaaattttattcaaaaagcatGTGTTTTTCAGCATCTcacatgctatttaaaaaacatgtgctttTCGCAAGAAAAatgacatatcatttttatagaataggttAGATGAAAACTATGTCCTTTCATTTTAAATGCGCCAAACTACTTTTAAACAAGTCTTGAGATCTTAACATGGTCCCTAATAGAGTCTTAACCAATAATAATACATCCATGCTAAAGAAACCACGTCTAATATTATTATAACGCTAAACTATCATTAAACTAAGATTAAGGCTTACAACATGAGTACAAGCTTAAAACCTACAAGTTAAGCTACGAAAAACTATAATAACTCGGTCCTAATCTTTGTTAAGAGACGTTGTATTTTAGACTCTAGAGTTAGTTGAAAATCAAGTTGGGAAGGTTGAGGGAGTTTTTGGGGCTCGAAAGGACTGCCAAGTTAGTTTTTGACCTAGATGATTGATCATCCACAAGAGAGTATTGATCTTTAGCCCCTCAAGGCTAGAAACCTTAAGGATCAATCATCCAATTTTTAGGATCGAGCCTCCTATGTCAAAATGCgattttagaatttatttatttattttttttaagccctagtGTAACTCCCCCAAAATTTGAATTGATTATTCGATCATTCTTGACAAAATGcgattttaggaattttttttaagccctagtGTAACTCCCCCAAAATTCGAATTGATTATTTGATCATTCTTGACAGGGTTACTAATAATACCTTTTGTGACAGATAAAGAATTTATTAGGATGATTAAGAATACTTTCGTATAAATATTGGTCTTAAGTTAAATGAGATATACTTTGACAATATATTTGAcatctaattttatatttccaATTTGAACTAAGAAGTATACAGTTTGAACCAGAATCATGGAGAAATGTTAATCAAGTGAAAGAATTTGTAGATTTAAGTTAGTTTCAAGTGAGTACCAATTAAGTTCTAAATAGGGGAAAATCTACTTTAccctctgaagtttcaaaagtttttcaattggaaccccaaagttttaaaatttgcaatgcACCTCCCTAAAGTTACAAAATTtgtcaatttaaaccttctgttagtATCTGCCGTCAAAGTGGATGGAAAACGTCTCACGTGCATATCACGTGATCTTTTTTAGCTTGCTCTTCCAAGTTTGCCCTCAATATTGATATCAAAATTACAAGATTGCCCTCAGTGAACataaaggctttttttttttttttttttatagtagcTAAGTGGACCCATTTTGCACCCTACCTTATCTTCTTAACTCCAACACACGCACACACCCACGACAGCAAGGAAAAGGGAAACAAGTCGTGCTCCCCAGCTGAAGACGACGCTCAAGTGCAGAACCGAAATCCTCCCAGCCGAAGACGACAGCAACCAAATCGTGGAGCAACCTTAGACATAATCATCTTCCACATACACACGAAACCAGTTGGTATgccccaaaatttcaaaatataagaCCATctattattttagggttttacgTAAAATTGGGGGTTTTGTGGGAATCTTGTTTAGGGTTCTTGTAAATTGGGTTTAGGGGAATATTATATGTCTGCCTATCATATTTCCAGCTGCACATCCAAATGCAACATAATAGTCTTCAATGTCTGCTTTTTGTCATTGTAATTCGAAAGTAGTCtaataaatatttgttgttatatatttttcttgtgttttaattgttaatatTGCTATATTCCCTAACGGGTTTGCGTTAATTAATCAACTGAGTTTGATAGAAAAGCATTTGAAAGTAacctatcattttttttttagggggggggGGAGCTTTTCGGCCATTTCATGTGAAAAATGGGTTGGAGGGTACATGTTGGGTAAAAAAGGGGGGAGAGAAGACTGTCTTGAAGAGAGACTCTGATGACATAGACATGTATGTGAAGACAATGGACACCAAGACCCTACTAAGCTTCATTGTTCCTTGGAATAGCTTTGGGCTAACTTTGGGTTACACTCACTTTTTCATTTAGGCATTCTAAGTGTGTGCGTTGTTTGTGCTTTTTGTGAAGGAAACTCTCTTTTTTCTGGTCCATTAGAAGAAATATATGTTTCCACAACATACCAATTTTCATATGGGATTTGCatgtactaaaaaaaacaaaagaaagaactaaacttgaagtgaaaatagggattatatttttcttggagGTTATTGCTGATAGTATTTTTTCGATTTACATTATAGTTTGcagattcattttatttaagtGTATGTCTTAGGTTTTAGAACTGTAATAGTGTAATTTGTAGAAGAATATTTTccgtgttaaaaaaataaaaataaattgtattaaTCAAGTAGTAAAACGTAGCTTGGTTTATGCTTGCAAGTAAACAGTTAATCTAAGTaccaatattatatattaaacagATTGGTTCATAATAGATTTGTTGCTTGCATGCATTATTACCCCTTGAGTTTGAGCATATGCATGCATTATGGTTGCTTTCAAATGTGATCGACAATAATGTGCAAGTAAACTAATTATGTATTAGTATATCATGTAGGATGGATACCTCAAATGAAAGTACAAGTTTCTTTGGTTCATTTTAAAGCAGTGCTTCATCTGCATTGCAGCGCCTTTGCTTCTGCAAGCGGCCCACAGTTGTCAAAACCACCAATACTGAGAAAAACTTTGGAAAGAAGTTTGTGAGTTGCGAAAATTGGAAGGCAAGTACTTGATATTTTATGTAATCATGGTATGAACATAAAATGTGCTCTTATTTAATAATCTCTTAGTGGTTGGTGATTGGTAGGTGTAATGTGTTTTGCAGATTAACCAAGACTGTGGTTTCTTTGAGTGGCTTGATCCAAAGATGTGCTCCTTTGGTAGGAAGGTGGTTCATCGTTTGCATAAAAGGCATGAATATTTGGAGGCTCAAGCCAAACAATGTGAAACattggttgaagttgaagttgggaATGTGAGagcagaaaatgagaaaaaaattgcgCAGCTCAAGGCAGAAACGGAGAGTGAGATATCTCAGTATCGTAAACAAGTAAAGATTGGAGAGATAAAGATGCATGCAATGAAGAAGAATTACCAGACAATAATTGTTTGTTCATGGAGCTTAATAATCTTGGCactattcatgttcttcttTGGATACACTTCCAACGGTCACCATGTATGCAAAGTAGGCCGTGTGATGTTGTCTTGAGGTTGGCTGTCATGGTGGGGCTGCTGGATCTTGCTGTGgttttttgttgtggtttttTGATATGTTCGTAACTAATGCATAGTATGATATAAGTTGTTATTCATGTTGTCATTATGTAGTCCCATGTGAGATTTATTTGAAGACAATAGCCCGATGTGggatttatttttgtattgatgaCATGGGTTAATTCAAGTCATTCACTTTTGTATAGCCTTATTAGCTTTTTGGATGGACTCATGAACTTCCTAAAAGCAATATATGGAACCTTTCCGCATGCTTACGAGACCAATAGTATGGTTTAACCTTgttaatttaaggaaaaaaaacttacaatttCCTTCTTTGAGTTATCATGTTTGGACTTTATATTGTGCAAAGACCGTGCTTTGTATTATTGTGTTTAAAACGTTCCAAGTGCATAGTACCTAGTATCATTAATAATAGTGTATGGAAAACCTGTATAATTGTACCAAAACTGACAAAGCCGTAAATTTCATGCCTATTTACCTTACACGCACACTACAAATGTTACCTGAAATGAATATTTACATAACCACCAAACACAGCAAAACACACTAATAATGGCACGAGTATTGCAACCTAATTTGCATACCaccaaacataccaaaactACAAAGTATATAACCTATCATTTTACAAAccatccaaaatttcaaaaccacAAAGTTTCACCTATAATTTTACACACCATCAAACATaccaaaacaacaaatttaCATGTCATTGTACACAAGGGTCGTACATACCAAACATAACCTATCATTTTGCCCACTGCCAAACATTCCAAACGTACAAAGTATATAACCTGTCATTTACacaccaccaaaccaaccaatttacatttcattctacaaaaccaaacattcCAAACGTACGAAGTATATAACCTGTCATTTACAcacctacaaaaaaaatcaaaccaaccaatttacatttcattctacaaaaccaaacattcCAAACCTACAATCTATATAACTTGTCATTTACACACCACCAAACATACCAAACCTTCCAAGTTTACATGTCATTCTACTAAACCAAACATTCCAAACCTACAAACGATATAACCTGTCATTTACACACCATCAAATATACCAAACCTTCCAAGTTTATATGTCATTCtacaaaatcaaacatttcaaaAGTACAAAGTTTCAACTATCATTTTACACACAAACTATATAACCTATCATTTTACACACCACCCAACATTCCAAAACTACAAAGTTTCACCTATCATTTTACACACCACCAAACTTACGAAACCAACAAATTTACATGCCATTTTACATAACACCTAACATACGAAAACTACCATTTTGAGTATTTTCAAGTCATTCACATCGCAGACTATGACTTCCAATCTGGATTTGGTCTTTTCTTCTTAGCCTCCATAATTTCTATTCCTTTTTGGACTGTTGTAACAATGCGTTTGCCTTTTCCTTTGTCTAGTGATGAAGAAGCAGTTCCACCACCCCTGACTGTCCCACCCCTAAGTGTACCACCCCTAACTGCCCCACCCCTGGTGCCAATTGCTACAGTTGCACCACCCCTAGTCAGTGGACCTTTTCTTGCAGGTCTTGATGTGTATTGGCCCAGTGTTTTTTATGGGAACACTATGGCAAATACCAGCTATCCGATCCAAACGGTGAGTCCTTGTTGCAGGCCCTCCCATTGACATTGTAGGAATTATTAGATCATTTGTTAATTCTCTGATTGACACACCCCATGCTGGAGGTACGATAATGCCTGCACCAAATCCTGCTTCATGCTCTGCAAATGTAGGTGGAGGTGATACTTTTCCTTTATCATTATCAGAAGTGGTAAGTGATACCCTTGCTTCGTCAGCAACCCCAGTAGGCGGTAATTATCTTCTTTCATAACCAAATCCAGGGGGCGGTGTGTGGTCTCGCTCATCAACAAGTTGTGGGATGTTGATTACCTTCCTCTTGGAATGTGCACCACCAACACTTGTAGCCGCTTTCCTGTTGGATATGCCCTTCTTCTTTATATgctaaaaaagaagaagcaaaaacaaaagaagcaaaacatTCCGAAAGTTAGTTTAACCGGCACAAACTATGAGGgtacaaaaaacaaacataaaacaaggGTATAGTAAACCATAACCTTAAAAACTGTAGATTTTTGTTGTGGACCACATAGTCCACCACCATTTGTCGGCTGACCCCTCTGAATAACAAATAGtggaaaggaaaaatattaataattgcaTTTGTTGAAAAGTGGAGTATTGTAATACCAATCATTGAAACCCGGTGTACTGAATGGAGAACAATCTTATAAATTGTTCTCCTAACCTTAAAGGAGGCCCCATACCAAGAGAAAATATGCAATAGATGTAAGTCACTCCCAATAAGATGATATTTTAGTACTCAATGTTAGAATTTCCTACAATAATACCATAGCATTGAAAGTAGTACTTTCTCCCCAACCTTTTGTTTGCCTTTGGTCACTTTAGGTGTCCTTGAACCAACCCTTTGTGACTGCACACATAACACCTGATAACAACAAATAAGTGTCACAATATTATCATGTATAAAAGCACACAcactataaatattattaagcATCTCATTATTAAACATAATAGTTatgtaaacaaataaacttaCAGATGTTGTACTATCCTGCTGTTGGATGTTTCACTTCTATTCGTTGGACATGACCTTTTATTGTGACCAACGCCATTACACTTCCCACATTTCATTCTAGCTCCAAATTTTCTCATCCGGTCTGGATTTTTGGGGTCTTTACTCTTATCCAGACCCCTTTTCCTTTGCTTCTTTGGCCTACCAGGAGCAACTCGGCCTATCGGAGGCTCCAATTTATCATGACTCGTTTTGATCCACTGTTCCTCACTAGGCATTGGATATATAATTGGAGCATATGCTTTCTTGTACACTGCTATAGTAAAGCATTCATCAACATAATCCTCTGGATCCCCACAATCATAAAGTATAGCGGCCACTGCATGGGGACATGGAATTCCAGTAAGTTCCCACTGCCTGCAACCACACCTCATTCTACTGAGGTCTACGACAAATTGTCTATTATCCAAACAAGTAACTTCAAACATTGAATCACCAGCATACTGCGCAATGCAATTCACTGCTTCCAACCCAATTGCTTCCAACTTTGTAGCAATCCTAGGGCATAACTTCCCAATCAATTTCTCTATCCCTTCCCTCTTAGCTTGATATCTTCTCATCAGCTTCTTCCCTATCATCTCCAACATCGTCAATATGGGCTTGTCACGAGCCTTTAAAATGTATGAGTTGAAACACTCATAGATGTTGTTCACTAGTAGGTCGCATTTTGAGTAGTCACTAAACCATGCCCTACACCACCCGCTAGGGTCAACATTACTCAAATACTCATAGGCGTTTGtgttcattttcttcaactcttcCATATGATCATTGAAAGCATATTCTGTGTATGAAGACGCTGCAGCCCATAATTGTTCCTTCAATGCCAACCCTCGATGCCCCCCAAATGTCTCTAAAGTTGGCATATAGATGCCTAACACATATCCTATGATCAGCCATTGGCACAACAACCTCAAAAGCAGGCATAAGaccttgcaaaaaaaaaaaaaaattataaaatgttaCATTTTCTCGAGTCAAACAAAATGCATGAATATTTTATAAAGTGTGACTAAAATGTTACCTTCTGCCGATCTGAAATGAATGTAGGCCTAGCATGCCTAGCATAGGTACCAGGATCAGAAATGAGTGTTTCAAGGAACCAAATCCAACTGTCTTTCGTCTCAGCTTCGACAACCGCGAAAGCAATTGGATACATGTTGTTCTCATCTCTTCCAACTGCAGACAGGAGTTGGCCCTTGAATGGTCCTTTTAGGAAGCACCCATCTACCCCTATGAAAGGCCGGCAACCCTCTAGAAAGCCCTACATCATGGCTGCCAGAAAAACATACAATCTTCTAAATCTTGGAGGCAAGTTTGGGTTTGGTCCGTCTACTTTCATCAGAACACAGCTTCCACTGTTAGTATGCCTCAATGTTTCACAATAGTCCCACAACCTCCGATATTGGCCCTCAAGATTCCCATATAACTTTTGCTTGGCCTTCCTCCTAGCTCTGTACATCATAGTTGGATTGACATCCACACGCCATTTGTCTTTCACTTCATGTTGGATTACTTCCAAAGGCATGTTGGGCTGAACCCTAAACTTGTCAATTAGCTTGTTCGCAATCCAAGTGGAGTTGACTATTGTATTTCTGTATTTCCGACCACAACTGTGCTTAGAGTGTAAAGATCTCACCTGAAATGATTCTTCCTCAGGCATCTTCCTTGCATACACTCAATACTTACATTTGGCTTCTCTACATAACGCTACACGCctcattgtttcatttttttaaaaatctgaCATCCTTCCCCCTCTTTAGGTTATACACCCTAACAGCTTCCCTAAACATCTTAATATTTAGGAATTTCATCTGAAGCCGAATGGCTGGATCCCCTAGATTCACAGCATGAAAATCTAATGTGGGTGCAGATACGGCTTCACCATCTTCATCACTAAGGACTGGTGACACAAGAATATCACTCCTACCCATGTCGGAGTTgtcaacatcatcatcatcatcatcatcgtcatcaaATGATTTCTTAAATTTACCCCTACTATTATTCCCTTCATCTTGCTCATCAACAGCAGCCTCTCCCTCATCATTCTCATGATGATCACTTCCATTTTCATCACCCTCTTCTACACCTCTTTCATCCCTATCTTGTTCCACATCCTCACACTCTGCTACATTGGACGTATTGGGTTGTGTTTTTGATGGTCCAGCCCCATCATCAATCCCATCAACATCTATATCAAATAGATCTTCATCATCACTAAGCTTTTCACGCCACCAANNNNNNNNNNNNNNNNNNNNNNNNNNNNNNNNNNNNNNNNNNNNNNNNNNNNNNNNNNNNNNNNNNNNNNNNNNNNNNNNNNNNNNNNNNNNNNNNNNNNTGCTTCCAACCCAATTGCTTCCAACTTTGTAGCAATCCTAGGGCATAACTTCCCAATCAATTTCTCTATCCCTTCCCTCTTAGCTTGATATCTTCTCATCAGCTTCTTCCCTATCATCTCCAACATCGTCAATATGGGCTTGTCACGAGCCTTTAAAATGTATGAGTTGAAACACTCATAGATGTTGTTCACTAGTAGGTCGCATTTTGAGTAGTCACTAAACCATGCCCTACACCACCCGCTAGGGTCAACATTACTCAAATACTCATAGGCGTTTGtgttcattttcttcaactcttcCATATGATCATTGAAAGCATATTCTGTGTATGAAGACGCTGCAGCCCATAATTGTTCCTTCAATGCCAACCCTCGATGCCCCCCAAATGTCTCTAAAGTTGGCATATAGATGCCTAACACATATCCTATGATCAGCCATTGGCACAACAACCTCAAAAGCAGGCATAAGaccttgcaaaaaaaaaaaaaaaaaattataaaatgttaCATTTTCTCGAGTCAAACAAAATGCATGAATATTTTATAAAGTGTGACTAAAATGTTACCTTCTGCCGATCTGAAATGAATGTAGGCCTAGCATGCCTAGCATAGGTACCAGGATCAGAAATGAGTGTTTCAAGGAACCAAATCCAACTGTCTTTCGTCTCAGCTTCGACAACCGCGAAAGCAATTGGATACATGTTGTTCTCATCTCTTCCAACTGCAGACAGGAGTTGGCCCTTGAATGGTCCTTTTAGGAAGCACCCATCTACCCCTATGAAAGGCCGGCAACCCTCTAGAAAGCCCTTCATCATGGCTGCCAGAAAAACATACAATCTTCTAAATCTTGGAGGCAAGTTTGGGTTTGGTCCGTCTACTTTCATCAGAACACAGCTTCCACTGTTAGTATGCCTCAATGTTTCACAATAGTCCCACAACCTCCGATATTGGCCCTCAAGATTCCCATATAACTTTTGCTTGGCCTTCCTCCTAGCTCTGTACATCATAGTTGGATTGACATCCACACGCCATTTGTCTTTCACTTCATGTTGGATTACTTCCAAAGACATGTTGGGCTGAACCCGAAACTTGTCAATTAGCTTGTTCGCAATCCAAGTGGAGTTGACTATTGTATTTCTGTATTTCCGACCACAACTGTGCTTAGAGTGTACAGATCTCACCTGAAATGATTCTTCCTCAGGCATCTTCCTTGCATACACTCAATACTTACATTTGGCTTCTCTACATAACGCTACACGCctcattgtttcatttttttaaaaatctgaCATCCTTCCCCCTCTTTAGGTTATACACCCTAACAGCTTCCCTAAACATCTTAATATTTAGGAATTTCATCTGAAGCCGAATGGCTGGATCCCCTAGATTCACAGCATGAAAATCTAATGTGGGTGCAGATACGGCTTCACCATCTTCATCACTAAGGACTGGTGACACAAGAATATCACTCCTACCCATGTCGGAGTTgtcaacatcatcatcatcatcatcatcgtcatcaaATGATTTCTTAAATTTACCCCTACTATTATTCCCTTCATCTTGCTCATCAACAGCAGCCTCTCCCTCATCATTCTCATGATGATCACTTCCATTTTCATCACCCTCTTCTACACCTCTTTCATCCCTATCTTGTTCCACATCCTCACACTCTGCTACATTGGACGTATTGGGTTGTGTTTTTGATGGTCCAGCCCCATCATCAATCCCATCAACATCTATATCAAATAGATCTTCATCATCACTAAGCTTTTCACGCCACCAAGGGTCGTTAAGATCAGCCCTCCCTCCATCCTCATCTTCATGCTCTTCCTCACATTCCTCTTCACCAACTCCACTCTCTCcgaaagaaacaacaaatagGTGCACTATGTTATGACCAGTATGGGAGGCAACCATAGATAGCATAGCATGGTCAGATGTAATCAAATGCAACCCATTAGCTAGAGTGTGACTAGgttgttgaaaataaattaaatcccCTGAGTTATACCCATAATGTCGACATATGGCTTCCAATTCAAAGTAAGACAATTCATCTGGGTCAACACTTTCTGTATGGACTGCCACATCCCCCCCAACATACTCACATCCAACTGTCCTGTTGAATCTACCCCCATAATGGACCTCGAACACTAATCTTGAATTGGCCATCCTAcaaagtgaaaataaatattttatcaaattttg from Corylus avellana chromosome ca6, CavTom2PMs-1.0 includes the following:
- the LOC132185250 gene encoding uncharacterized protein LOC132185250, with product MPEEESFQVRSLHSKHSCGRKYRNTIVNSTWIANKLIDKFRVQPNMPLEVIQHEVKDKWRVDVNPTMMYRARRKAKQKLYGNLEGQYRRLWDYCETLRHTNSGSCVLMKGFLEGCRPFIGVDGCFLKGPFKGQLLSAVGRDENNMYPIAFAVVEAETKDSWIWFLETLISDPGTYARHARPTFISDRQKVLCLLLRLLCQWLIIGYVLGIYMPTLETFGGHRGLALKEQLWAAASSYTEYAFNDHMEELKKMNTNAYEYLSNVDPSGWCRAWFSDYSKCDLLVNNIYECFNSYILKARDKPILTMLEMIGKKLMRRYQAKREGIEKLIGKLCPRIATKLEAIGLEAVNCIAQYAGDSMFEVTCLDNRQFVVDLSRMRCGCRQWELTGIPCPHAVAAILYDCGDPEDYVDECFTIAVYKKAYAPIIYPMPSEEQWIKTSHDKLEPPIGRVAPGRPKKQRKRGLDKSKDPKNPDRMRKFGARMKCGKCNGVGHNKRSCPTNRSETSNSRIVLCVQSQRVGSRTPKVTKGKQKVGEKRGQPTNGGGLCGPQQKSTVFKHIKKKGISNRKAATSVGGAHSKRKVINIPQLVDERDHTPPPGFGYERR